The Peribacillus simplex genome contains the following window.
CTTTTCGACATGAAGGCTCGATAACTCACTGATAGGAATGATTCCATCTGTCTTGCTGTTTTCACAATCGACAATGACCTGTTTTTCTTCTACCTTTGAAACGGTACCTTTAACTTGATCCCCAACTTTGTAATTGTTCACTTCTACCTGGTTCATATCTTCTGTCATTACTAACTCCTCCTTAACCCATGACTGATCAGCAAACTTCCTCTTCATCGGCCACATATTTTATTTAAAGTGGTTCAATAAAAACACTTTCCTAATAAAGATAAAAACAGTTTTTTTTAGAGTAATAAGGTTATATTCCTTTTCATCACCAATAAGGAACAATACCCTTATTTTATAAATTCTAACAAAATCAGAAAATTGTCAAGTATCAAGAACTATTTATGCTCGGAAATCAATTTTCCAATTTGTTCCATGATGATTTTAGTAGCTTCATCAGCTGATATTTTCCGTTCCCGATATTCGGTAAAATTTATAGGAGGTCCGTAAACCACCTTCAAAGGACGCAAAAGTTTATATGGGCCGATAATCGCACATGGTATGATCACGGCATCAGATCGCAGTGCGAAAAATCCGGCGCCAGCCAAACCTTCTCCCAATTCACCTGTCTTACTCCTGGTTCCCTCGGGAAACAGCCCAATAGCCTTGCCCTCTTTCAATAGCTTTAAACCTTTTCTAAGGGATTCCCGATCGCTATTGCCCCGCTTCACGGGAAAAGCATTCACTCTTGGTAATATACCCTTTAAAATAGGTGCTTGAAACAACTCTTCTTTCGCCATGAAATGGATGTCCCTTGGAGATGTCATGCCAACTACAGGCGGATCAAAATTATCAATGTGATTGGCACAAATCAATACTCCGCCCTCTTTAGGGATATGTTCCTTTCCAAGCGTCTTAACCCTATACGCTGGCATTAAAACGCCTTTTACGACGTTTTTGCCAAATGTGTAAAAATCCAATTTCATCTTTTCCTCTCTTCTATTAAAGACATGATACTTTCTGCCACTTCTTGAATCGATAATGAAGTCGTATCAATTTCGATGGCATCCACTGCCTTTTTCAGGGGCGATACCTCGCGTTCCGAGTCCAGCTTGTCCCTTGTTGCAATTTCTTCCCTTAACTTTTCGATATCGGATGGGAAACCTTTCAAAATATTTTCCTGATGTCTCCGCTGTGCCCTTTCATCTACAGAGGCGACTAGAAATACTTTTACTTCGGCGTTTGGAAGAACGTGCGTTCCGATATCCCTGCCATCCATGACCACTCCGCCATTTTCACCAAAGATTTGCTGCCTGCAAACCATTTCTTCCCGGATGCTCCGGTGCTTTGCCACCTCCGAAACAGAACCAGTCACTTCATTGTTTCTGATTTGGGCTGTCACGTCCACATTATCCACGAACACCAACTGCCCATTTTCACTTGGTCTTAATTCGATATCTGTATTGATGAGAACTTCGGATAGTGCTTGTTCATCATTCAGTCGAATCTGTTGGTTAATGGCCTTATAGGTAAGGGCCCTGTACATTGCACCTGTATCCACATATATGTAATTGAACTTTTCTGCAACAATTTTAGCAACCGTGCTTTTTCCAGCAGCAGCTGGTCCATCGATTGCAACTGATAATTTTTTTTCCATAAATCCTCCCAAGAGTCCTACAATCATGCTGATTATTTAGTACCCTTATATTTTATCACATCTAGCGGGAAAATCATTAATAAAAGGGAAGTGTACGTTCAAAATCACCTAGTTCATCTCTCGATCATACATCCATCAATCATTTCCCTTTATCCAAAATCTTCATACAAAAAAAAGCGGATCACCGCTTTTACTTTGAGGTCCCATTGAATGTTTCAATGATTTTCGTATAATTATTGCTAGTGACACCTTCATACCTCGAAAGCTTGGTCAAATCAAAGATTTGATCCTCCCTGCTCAAAAGGAACTGGAAAAAAAATAAGCAGGCCAATTGGATGATTATCACTTTAATTAATAGTCTTTCAAATGTTTTCATAAGCCGCACCTTCCATACTGTTTATATTAGCAGTATGGATGGAATAGCTGTTTTTCATTCAATCATGTCAAACTTACAAGCCTTTTTTTCTTTAAATCGACCTGCTTTTCAAAAATGAATCTCATTAGTGTCTGTACTTCATTTTTAGTCAGTCCAAGAAATTGACGTACAGTAGCTTATCTCCAGGCTCTTTCTCCGTTACACGAATGACTTTACTTTTAAACGTAAATAATGGATCTCCCCGATTTTAGTGTAAGCGCCATCTACAGGTATCATTGCGAAACCGATTGTATATGAGCCCCTTTTTAAAGCCTTTAGAAACTCTGCTACTGATATCCTCCATTGCGAAAGGGAGTACACCCGGAATGTTCTGGATATATGCCGTATCAAGGGTTACAACCATTCGCACGTATTTGAACATATCAGGAAACAACATAACATTACCAATGAATTTTCCCATATAATTCAAAAAACATATAATTTATTATGTCATGAAATAAAAAAGGGAAAGTGACTGGGCACATTTCCCTAAATGAATGAAACATCCTGACAGTTTAAATTAAATTCTCGTATACGGGTTCGGAGTTCTTTAATTTTTCCACCTTTTCTTCTAGGCCAGTATCTGCATTAATGAAAATACGGTAGGTATCCTCTTTAATCGTGCCGAGAAATTCATAACAAAGTACTTCTTCACCAATATCATTGATGATTATCGCCTTTCCTTCTTCCATTACTTTCACATTCAAGTTGATTTTGTCCTTAGCTTCTTTTTCGGATATTTTCGGATTTCCTATTTCCCTGGTTTTATGTGATTTTAAATACTCGTCAGCTGAAAATCCTATAACGGATCCGTCATCCAATGCGATTTTGACCTTGACTGAATCAGGATAAATCTTGACTCCATTTTCAGATGATACGAAATTAAGTAAAGCGATATTATCGTACTGAGCACTTTCAAATAATTCAAGTGAACTGAAATCATGTTCCTTTAAAAAATCTATGGCTTTTGTATTGGCTTGATTCAAATCAATATTTGTTTTGTTCACGTCCCTATTATTGATATACCAAATAGGGTAACCGCCTTTTTTTGTTAAATCCATATTTAATTCGGTACCGGAGTCCTTATCGAGGATGCTCACACTATAAAATCCATAATCGGAACCTTTGCCGTTTTCTTCAACATTCACCTTCAAATTTTTGCTTTTTGAATGAGCATAGCTTTTTGCTGTCGCAATCGCTTCTTGTTTTGTAA
Protein-coding sequences here:
- a CDS encoding lysophospholipid acyltransferase family protein, with product MDFYTFGKNVVKGVLMPAYRVKTLGKEHIPKEGGVLICANHIDNFDPPVVGMTSPRDIHFMAKEELFQAPILKGILPRVNAFPVKRGNSDRESLRKGLKLLKEGKAIGLFPEGTRSKTGELGEGLAGAGFFALRSDAVIIPCAIIGPYKLLRPLKVVYGPPINFTEYRERKISADEATKIIMEQIGKLISEHK
- the cmk gene encoding (d)CMP kinase, which gives rise to MEKKLSVAIDGPAAAGKSTVAKIVAEKFNYIYVDTGAMYRALTYKAINQQIRLNDEQALSEVLINTDIELRPSENGQLVFVDNVDVTAQIRNNEVTGSVSEVAKHRSIREEMVCRQQIFGENGGVVMDGRDIGTHVLPNAEVKVFLVASVDERAQRRHQENILKGFPSDIEKLREEIATRDKLDSEREVSPLKKAVDAIEIDTTSLSIQEVAESIMSLIEERKR
- a CDS encoding YpfB family protein — protein: MKTFERLLIKVIIIQLACLFFFQFLLSREDQIFDLTKLSRYEGVTSNNYTKIIETFNGTSK
- the ypeB gene encoding germination protein YpeB, translated to MIRNIVIALLVVVVAGTAFWGYQEHKEKNAILINAENTYQRAFHDLSYQVDLLHDKVGGTLAMNSRYSLSPALTDVWRITSEAQSDVGQLPLTLLPFNKTEEFLSKIADFSYKTAVRDLEKEPLNDQEYSTLQSLYTQAGDIQDELRKVQYLVLKNNLRWMDVEMALASGKENSDNTIIDGLKTVEKKVSGYGETNEMNPTFTTAPQRDENFKNLQGATITKQEAIATAKSYAHSKSKNLKVNVEENGKGSDYGFYSVSILDKDSGTELNMDLTKKGGYPIWYINNRDVNKTNIDLNQANTKAIDFLKEHDFSSLELFESAQYDNIALLNFVSSENGVKIYPDSVKVKIALDDGSVIGFSADEYLKSHKTREIGNPKISEKEAKDKINLNVKVMEEGKAIIINDIGEEVLCYEFLGTIKEDTYRIFINADTGLEEKVEKLKNSEPVYENLI